From Pseudoalteromonas rubra, one genomic window encodes:
- a CDS encoding bifunctional acetate--CoA ligase family protein/GNAT family N-acetyltransferase: MSIKRINQFFSPRSVAVIGASSNPGRAGNVVMRNLLHGGFKGPIMPVTPKYAAVQGVLAYPTIADLPQVPDLAVICTNKATLIQILTELSERGCKNAIIVAAGLDNEQKQRLQALARDKQITLLGSNSLGMLLPHLGLNASFSHTTADAGKLAFISQSAAVCSTILDWAKSKRIGFSYFISLGDSLDIDFDELLDLFGRDAKTKAILLYIDNIKDVRRFISAARAAAFSKPVIAIKTGRTQAGAEAAVIHTGGSTSDDAVYDAMFQRAGMLRVTDLRELFAATQTLALHPKLLQVEHLTILTNGGGPGIMAVDTLLQRSGKLAELSDKTIAALNAVIPQSNHTANPVDIFGDSAPHRYQQALEILLKAEEVKNLLIIHTPSALAPSEAYAQIIAQTLSTLPKMARPFVMTNFMGEEAAWEARNVCVEHSIPTYRTPEGAVGAFMHLISYRRNQKHLTQTPESISQDELIHNHSAKAQIDSYLDQSLTQLSTHQASQILCHYGMECIETDIALTPSEAKEQAQILGFPVALKLLSPSIPSKSEVGGVVLNLNDGDEVEQSAFAILLRIKQAYPDAIIEGFSLQKMAPRAGSQELRIAVKTEPDVGPVILLGEAGTGYDFNQAAVALPPLNMNLAKYLIAAAYDKGVLKERLLPEKVDKYRLCALLTRVSQLVVDQPDIQAVELNPILATDGHFLILDANMALQRYEPLPGRKRLAIKPYPKEWERSVTLKNGTQAQLRPIRPEDERNHQEFDQSLSKEDRYRRFFGELPQFTHDQLAKMTQIDYDREMAFIITEPYKSAQRTLGVSRVLMDPDNLLAEFAVVVRSDCQGLGLGKLLMEAAINYCKRQCVGSIEGITLPENTGMIGLAKKLGFTVTRDFEEGTVVMRMPLTAQS, from the coding sequence ATGAGTATAAAGCGGATCAACCAGTTTTTTAGTCCCCGTTCGGTGGCTGTTATTGGTGCCTCTAGTAATCCAGGCCGAGCCGGTAACGTGGTGATGCGCAATCTGCTGCACGGCGGGTTTAAAGGCCCCATTATGCCCGTTACACCAAAATACGCTGCCGTTCAGGGGGTATTGGCTTACCCAACCATTGCCGATCTCCCTCAGGTACCCGATCTGGCCGTTATCTGTACCAACAAAGCGACGCTGATACAGATTTTAACCGAACTATCTGAGCGGGGATGCAAAAATGCCATAATTGTGGCAGCAGGGCTCGACAACGAGCAAAAACAACGTTTGCAGGCACTTGCCAGAGACAAGCAAATCACACTGCTGGGCTCTAATAGCCTGGGTATGCTGCTCCCCCACCTTGGGTTAAATGCCAGTTTTTCTCATACCACCGCCGACGCGGGCAAGCTGGCCTTTATCTCTCAATCTGCCGCGGTCTGCTCAACCATACTAGATTGGGCCAAAAGCAAACGCATCGGGTTTTCCTATTTTATTTCTCTGGGCGACAGCCTGGATATCGACTTTGACGAATTACTGGATCTATTCGGTCGGGATGCCAAAACGAAAGCGATTTTGCTGTATATTGACAATATCAAAGATGTACGTCGTTTTATCTCCGCAGCAAGAGCTGCCGCATTTAGTAAACCCGTCATTGCTATCAAAACCGGCCGTACTCAAGCGGGTGCTGAGGCCGCGGTGATCCATACAGGCGGGTCAACTTCAGACGATGCGGTGTACGATGCCATGTTTCAGCGCGCAGGTATGCTCAGGGTCACCGATCTGCGGGAACTATTTGCAGCCACACAAACACTGGCTCTGCACCCAAAACTATTACAGGTTGAACATCTCACCATACTCACCAATGGCGGCGGCCCTGGTATAATGGCCGTGGATACCTTATTACAGCGCAGCGGTAAACTCGCCGAACTGAGTGACAAAACCATTGCGGCGCTCAATGCCGTGATCCCGCAGTCAAATCACACTGCAAATCCGGTTGATATTTTCGGCGATTCAGCGCCCCATCGCTATCAGCAGGCACTAGAGATTTTACTCAAAGCGGAGGAAGTGAAGAACTTACTCATCATTCATACGCCATCCGCCCTGGCCCCCAGTGAAGCGTATGCCCAGATCATTGCACAAACCCTGAGTACGTTACCTAAAATGGCTCGCCCCTTTGTGATGACCAACTTTATGGGCGAGGAAGCTGCCTGGGAGGCCCGCAATGTCTGTGTCGAGCACAGCATTCCAACGTATCGCACACCCGAAGGCGCCGTCGGGGCGTTTATGCATCTGATCAGCTACCGGCGTAACCAAAAGCACCTGACACAAACCCCGGAGTCCATCAGTCAGGATGAACTGATCCACAACCACAGCGCCAAAGCGCAGATTGACAGCTACCTTGATCAGTCACTCACTCAGCTCTCGACCCATCAGGCCAGCCAGATCCTCTGCCACTACGGCATGGAATGCATAGAGACAGACATAGCACTGACTCCCAGTGAGGCCAAAGAGCAGGCACAAATACTCGGCTTTCCTGTCGCGCTCAAACTGCTCAGTCCGTCTATACCGTCAAAATCTGAGGTCGGCGGCGTGGTGCTCAACCTCAATGATGGCGATGAAGTAGAACAAAGTGCCTTCGCTATACTCCTGCGTATCAAGCAAGCCTACCCGGATGCCATTATTGAAGGTTTCTCTTTGCAAAAAATGGCCCCCAGGGCTGGCAGCCAGGAATTACGCATTGCGGTCAAAACTGAGCCCGATGTAGGGCCCGTTATATTGCTCGGTGAGGCTGGCACCGGATATGACTTCAATCAGGCGGCCGTTGCCCTGCCCCCGCTAAACATGAATCTGGCTAAATACCTGATAGCAGCGGCGTATGATAAGGGCGTCCTGAAAGAGCGCCTGTTACCGGAGAAAGTAGATAAGTATCGTCTGTGCGCGTTGCTCACCCGCGTCTCCCAGTTAGTGGTGGATCAACCTGATATTCAGGCTGTGGAACTGAATCCCATTTTAGCGACCGATGGACACTTTTTGATCCTCGATGCCAATATGGCTTTGCAGCGCTACGAACCGCTCCCCGGGCGCAAGCGATTAGCCATCAAACCCTATCCAAAAGAATGGGAGCGATCGGTTACCCTGAAAAATGGCACCCAGGCACAGCTAAGGCCAATCCGCCCCGAGGACGAACGTAACCATCAGGAGTTTGACCAGTCCCTGAGTAAAGAAGACAGATACCGACGTTTTTTCGGTGAGCTGCCACAGTTTACCCATGATCAATTGGCTAAAATGACACAAATTGATTATGACCGTGAGATGGCATTTATCATTACCGAGCCCTATAAAAGTGCGCAACGGACACTGGGGGTTTCACGGGTGCTGATGGACCCGGACAATTTACTCGCCGAATTTGCTGTGGTCGTGCGTTCAGATTGCCAGGGGCTGGGCCTGGGTAAACTACTGATGGAGGCAGCCATCAACTACTGTAAACGTCAGTGTGTCGGGTCTATTGAAGGGATCACCTTACCAGAAAACACCGGTATGATTGGGCTGGCGAAAAAACTGGGGTTCACGGTGACCCGAGATTTTGAAGAAGGCACTGTGGTAATGAGAATGCCACTCACAGCACAGTCATGA
- a CDS encoding ion transporter, whose product MDLTLRQKTAGLLEASGRFRKAGHAIDVFLISLIIINVIAIVLESVPALAARYHRLFFFIEVTSVAIFTIEYLLRLWCCVDKLAFKHTPGNNTKKRMRYVFSPLAIIDLLAILPTILMVFFTFDLRFLRVFRLLRIFKLTRYSRAMQLLLAAFREESSSLLAAFFIMSLVLIVASCGIYLIEHDVQPDKFGSIPAAMWWAMATLTTVGYGDVVPITPLGRFFGGVITLLSMGMVAIPTGLLASSFADQLRKRRDAFNEAVLHSLSDGVVDEQEKEHLEALRIELGLSATEANQAIKMMTSQRVHNHYCRHCGGKL is encoded by the coding sequence ATGGATCTGACACTCAGACAAAAAACCGCCGGGCTACTGGAAGCCAGCGGGCGATTCAGAAAAGCCGGGCATGCCATAGATGTGTTTCTGATCTCGCTCATCATTATCAACGTCATTGCCATAGTACTGGAGTCTGTGCCAGCGCTTGCTGCGCGTTATCACAGGCTGTTCTTTTTCATCGAAGTCACGTCAGTGGCGATTTTCACCATTGAATACCTGCTCAGGCTATGGTGCTGCGTTGATAAACTGGCATTTAAACATACGCCAGGCAACAACACGAAAAAGCGTATGCGTTATGTGTTCTCACCACTGGCCATTATCGATTTACTGGCCATTCTCCCCACGATACTCATGGTGTTCTTCACCTTTGACCTGCGTTTTTTACGCGTATTCCGTTTGCTGCGTATTTTCAAACTGACCCGCTACTCTCGCGCAATGCAGCTATTATTAGCGGCATTCAGAGAAGAGAGCAGTTCATTACTGGCAGCTTTCTTTATTATGTCACTGGTGTTGATTGTGGCGTCGTGTGGCATCTACCTCATTGAACATGACGTGCAGCCCGATAAGTTTGGCTCAATTCCGGCCGCCATGTGGTGGGCAATGGCTACACTCACCACGGTGGGATATGGTGATGTGGTGCCCATCACGCCTTTGGGACGATTTTTTGGCGGGGTGATCACCTTACTGAGTATGGGTATGGTCGCTATCCCCACGGGTCTGCTGGCGTCCAGCTTTGCCGATCAACTGAGAAAACGCCGCGATGCCTTCAACGAAGCCGTGCTGCACTCGCTGAGCGATGGGGTCGTCGACGAGCAGGAAAAAGAACACCTCGAAGCCCTCAGAATTGAACTGGGACTCAGTGCAACGGAAGCCAATCAGGCCATTAAAATGATGACCAGCCAGCGCGTACACAACCACTACTGCCGCCATTGTGGCGGCAAGCTATAG